The following are encoded in a window of Urocitellus parryii isolate mUroPar1 chromosome 7, mUroPar1.hap1, whole genome shotgun sequence genomic DNA:
- the Slc33a2 gene encoding major facilitator superfamily domain-containing protein 3 isoform X2: MPCQTPPGPGSRPEPARALLTLTMHGKLLPLASLYLVQGLPYGLQSGLLPILLRARGLSLTRVGLAKGLYAPWLFKLAWAPLVDRRGSPRTWLTLSTAALGLDLLAAPETLWTAGFVLTYKLGEQGAGSLFPLFLLDHGASAPELGLWNGLGAVACSITGSSLGGALLARRWEPLLLLRSVLQLRLGGLACQTALLFYLDTPGASVGPGTLLRGAALLSLCLQHFLGGLVTTATFTVMMHCSQLAPRALQATHYSLLATLELLGKLLMGALAGMLADGLGPHPCFTVFLVLSALPLLDLSLAPSTLA; encoded by the exons ATGCCGTGTCAGACCCCACCGGGGCCTGGCTCCCGGCCTGAGCCCGCCCGGGCCCTTCTGACACTGACCATGCACGGAAAGCTGCTGCCGCTGGCCAGTCTCTATTTGGTGCAGGGCCTGCCCTATGGGCTGCAGTCCGGCCTGCTGCCCATCCTGCTGCGGGCCCGCGGCCTCTCCCTGACGCGCGTGGGTCTAGCCAAAGGTCTGTATGCACCATGGCTGTTCAAGCTGGCGTGGGCCCCACTGGTGGACAGACGGGGCTCCCCGCGGACCTGGCTGACGCTCAGCACAGCGGCTCTAGGCCTG GATTTGCTGGCTGCTCCTGAGACCCTGTGGACAGCAGGCTTTGTGCTCACCTACAAGCTGG GTGAGCAGGGCGCTGGCAGTCTATTTCCGCTCTTCCTACTGGACCATGGTGCTTCTGCCCCAGAGCTGGGACTCTGGAATGGCTTGGGTGCTGTGGCCTGCTCTATCACTGGATCCTCCTTGGGTGGAGCCCTACTGGCCAGGCGCTG ggaGCCACTCCTTCTGTTGAGGTCAGTGTTGCAGCTCCGCCTTGGGGGCTTGGCCTGCCAGACTGCCCTGCTCTTCTACCTGGACACTCCAGGGGCCAGTGTGGGCCCTGGCACACTCCTAAGAG GAGCAGCCTTGCTGAGCCTGTGTCTACAGCACTTCCTGGGGGGCCTGGTCACCACGGCCACCTTCACTGTGATGATGCATTGCAGCCAGCTGGCACCCAGGGCCCTTCAG GCAACGCACTATAGCCTCCTGGCCactctggagctgctgggcaAGTTGCTGATGGGTGCCCTGGCTGGAATGCTGGCTGATGGTTTGGGCCCACATCCCTGCTTCACCGTCTTTCTTGTGCTCTCAGCACTGCCCCTTTTGGACCTCAGCCTGGCACCCAGCACCCTGGCCTGA
- the Slc33a2 gene encoding major facilitator superfamily domain-containing protein 3 isoform X1, with the protein MPCQTPPGPGSRPEPARALLTLTMHGKLLPLASLYLVQGLPYGLQSGLLPILLRARGLSLTRVGLAKGLYAPWLFKLAWAPLVDRRGSPRTWLTLSTAALGLVCGLLAALPPNQASQDALPATVMGLLLLLNLGAAVQDVALDTLAVQLLDPAELGPGNTVQVVAYKLGAALAGGGLLVLLPTLSWPLVFVLLAATYWLAAALAWTAPALHQLPWPRPSEHTPHLQDLLAAPETLWTAGFVLTYKLGEQGAGSLFPLFLLDHGASAPELGLWNGLGAVACSITGSSLGGALLARRWEPLLLLRSVLQLRLGGLACQTALLFYLDTPGASVGPGTLLRGAALLSLCLQHFLGGLVTTATFTVMMHCSQLAPRALQATHYSLLATLELLGKLLMGALAGMLADGLGPHPCFTVFLVLSALPLLDLSLAPSTLA; encoded by the exons ATGCCGTGTCAGACCCCACCGGGGCCTGGCTCCCGGCCTGAGCCCGCCCGGGCCCTTCTGACACTGACCATGCACGGAAAGCTGCTGCCGCTGGCCAGTCTCTATTTGGTGCAGGGCCTGCCCTATGGGCTGCAGTCCGGCCTGCTGCCCATCCTGCTGCGGGCCCGCGGCCTCTCCCTGACGCGCGTGGGTCTAGCCAAAGGTCTGTATGCACCATGGCTGTTCAAGCTGGCGTGGGCCCCACTGGTGGACAGACGGGGCTCCCCGCGGACCTGGCTGACGCTCAGCACAGCGGCTCTAGGCCTGGTATGTGGGCTGCTGGCCGCACTGCCTCCCAACCAAGCTAGCCAGGACGCGCTGCCCGCCACCGTGATGgggctgctgctgttgctgaACCTTGGTGCAGCTGTGCAGGACGTAGCCTTGGATACACTGGCCGTCCAGCTCCTGGATCCAGCCGAGCTGGGACCCGGCAACACCGTGCAGGTGGTCGCTTACAAGCTGGGGGCAGCGCTGGCTGGGGGCGGACTGCTGGTTCTCTTGCCCACTCTGTCTTGGCCACTGGTCTTTGTGCTCCTGGCTGCCACCTACTGGCTGGCTGCTGCACTGGCCTGGACTGCACCAGCGCTGCACCAGCTACCATGGCCTCGGCCCTCAGAGCACACCCCACACCTGCAGGATTTGCTGGCTGCTCCTGAGACCCTGTGGACAGCAGGCTTTGTGCTCACCTACAAGCTGG GTGAGCAGGGCGCTGGCAGTCTATTTCCGCTCTTCCTACTGGACCATGGTGCTTCTGCCCCAGAGCTGGGACTCTGGAATGGCTTGGGTGCTGTGGCCTGCTCTATCACTGGATCCTCCTTGGGTGGAGCCCTACTGGCCAGGCGCTG ggaGCCACTCCTTCTGTTGAGGTCAGTGTTGCAGCTCCGCCTTGGGGGCTTGGCCTGCCAGACTGCCCTGCTCTTCTACCTGGACACTCCAGGGGCCAGTGTGGGCCCTGGCACACTCCTAAGAG GAGCAGCCTTGCTGAGCCTGTGTCTACAGCACTTCCTGGGGGGCCTGGTCACCACGGCCACCTTCACTGTGATGATGCATTGCAGCCAGCTGGCACCCAGGGCCCTTCAG GCAACGCACTATAGCCTCCTGGCCactctggagctgctgggcaAGTTGCTGATGGGTGCCCTGGCTGGAATGCTGGCTGATGGTTTGGGCCCACATCCCTGCTTCACCGTCTTTCTTGTGCTCTCAGCACTGCCCCTTTTGGACCTCAGCCTGGCACCCAGCACCCTGGCCTGA